The window GCGGTCTTATAATCCTTCCAAAGCTCACCAACAAGGTCAATCTTGCCACTAGGCTTGGTTTCAAGCTCATAAACCATGTGGTCTTGAAGCTCCCGCCTAGCTGAATCTGGGTTTTTACCGCGTAGGGCATGGGCTTCAATTACCTGAACACCTACAGAAATTATGAATGCCAGGTAAAAGAGAGGGTTGAACGCTGCAAACGGCACATTTACCCAATTCCAAGTCGGCTCAAACCACGGGCAAACAGGCGGCCCTTGAAAGATTAATTGCCAAGTTGAATCAGCACTTATTATGGAACCACCGATAAATAAAATCCCTCCAACTAACGCACGACCCGCACCACCGTTAGCAACAAACTGATTAACGATCGCGGCGGCTGCCCTAATGGGTAAACCAACAATCATCACAACAGCCTTGGCGCAAAAATCGATGATTTCACCAAGCGTTCGCTTCTTACCCTTGGGTTTACCATCAGTGTTACCAGTACTATTACTTTCTGCACCAGATGTTCCTAATGCCATTATTTTCTCCTCACTGGTTTGATATTTTGAACGCTTTTACAAATCTCTTTAGCTTTGTACTTCCACTTCCAAATTCCTTCTTCAATTCGCCCAATACACCTACCCGTTGCGTCAAAAACATCAACAATCTCGTCATCTTGATAAAGGGTTGTGTCTGGTCTGGGATTGCGTTTACTGCTGTCAAAATAATTCGTGATTCTAAGTTTCCGAGTTGTGGGCATGACTCCTGCCTCATATAAGGCATCGCTGGTTTTAGCCCGTTCTTCTATACGAGATCGCTCTAATCCTTCGGTGGCTTTTAATCTCTCGGCTTCTGCATAAGCCCCCAACTTGGGTACTAAGGGGATGATTACAGGCAAGAAGCAGATACCTACACCAGCCAAGGCTAAATACAATTGCTTCTTGTACATCTCACTGTGCCATTGCGCTGATTAGTGCAAACTTCTCCCATTGCTTTAACTCATGCAGTCGAAGACATGCTGACTCGGCTTCATTGCTAGGAGCAGTAGAAGATTCACACTCTACCCATGCTTGATGAGCGATTTTTGCAATTAACCAGAGTGTGTCTGATTCGCTCATCTTTTCTAATCCTTCCCCCCATGTCTCACACATATCTTTAATGAGTGCATTGTCGTGAGAGAGGGAGTAATATCCTACTGGGTACGCCATTTTGGTATCCTTTAATGTGTGTACTGATTTCATCCCTGATCTAAGTCACTTGTGCGAACGCTTTTCTTCTCCGGGCAAGCGTTCGCACAATTATTCTTCATCAGAACTGTTAGCGAGTTGTACTTTTTCAATGCCATCTAAAACTTCAGAAATTGATTGAATGGCATCATTCAAAACCAAGTCGTTTGATGTAGTAAAATGCTCTGATGTTTGCAGTCTCCTATATTCGGGAGTAGCTTGAATCAACCTTAAAGTTTGCTCAACACCAGCCAGAATGATTACTATTTCTTCTGTGCTAACATTGCTATTCATTTCGCACCTCGTTTGAAAGTTAAACTTGATATTATTCACCTCTTATCGCCTCCAAATCTCCTAAGTTGATTTGATGATTGTTATTGACAGAGAATCTTTCATTTACTACTTTCTCTAGAGCTTTTCTCAGCCAGTAAGCGGGGGTCGTGCCATCCATTTCTGCAAGCATTCTGATGGCTGGAGTCAAGTCTTGAGGAACGTTGTAATTAAGCCGCTTGGTTAACATCGGTCGTTTCTCCTAAGTAAAGTTTTTTCATTTCTGATAAAGCAACGGTTCCAGGATTTTCGGGAATCAACAAATTACTTTCTGGAATACAAGATTTCAGTAATCTTTCTTTAATCAACATCTGCACGGGCGCGATCGCAAACGCACCGCCACACAAAGTTACTTTGCTGCGTCTGGCTTTCACGGACACGTCATCTAGGGCGTAAGCCAAGGGAGAATCTTTCATCCATGAATGAATCGCGTTCTCTAACTCAGTCCCAATGTCTTCCCCATCAGGTGCAATCGCGCTTATGCCGTTATCACCAACGGTTGCAGTTTCTAAAATCTCGCGCAGTTGGGAGGGGCGAATCATTTTAGAAGAATCGGTGTTGCTCAAAGCTCTCGAGAATTCTTTGATTAGTGTGGCAACACCACCGCCACCATTGGGACTACAAGTTACCCGTTTTGGTAATTTGCCGAGATTACTGTATTCGCTGATTGTGGCTGTACCATACCCAATATCAAAAGTATGGAACTGTTTATCGTCAAAGCGTTCGCTTGCCCAAAGTGACGCGCCATATCCCTCTGGAAATCCCAGAAAGCCAAGTTTAGAGAAGCACAAACGGTATCTAACACCATCTACCGCTATCCACTTGCATTGTTCAATGGCTTTTTTTAGTTCTAATGGGGAAGCTAGCGAGAGCGTTGATAAACGAATGTGCAAGGTTCTACGCTTGGCGCTTGTACCCGTGGACAACTCAAGCAGATTCGGCAGAGATGCGATTGCACCTAATGCAAGGATGGGGAAGTAGTCTACTTTGTGATTCTCGGAATCACTCATTGCTATATATTCCTTACCTTGCAGTCTGGCTGAGTCGCCTACAACCCAATGCTCTACAACATCTTTGTTGTTTTCATCTTTGCCTCGGCTTAGGCTGAAAGCTCCTAATTCTCCAAATGGTACTGATGGCACACAACACACCAAAGATTCGGTCTTCATTACTGGTGTTGTGCCAGTTTCGTTATTAACGAAAGCCTGATATTTAATACTGGAGCGCCCAGCATCTAGCATCAAATGAATTACCTTTTTTGATGGCATTGATGCTTTCTCTGTTATGGTTTCAGCCTCGTTTGTGTTGGGTGCGTCCGTGCTTATAGATGTTGGTTGTTTTTTAGGTCTTGACATATCGTTTTACCCTCAACTTTTTATCGTCACTGTCACTTGGGAAAGTAGTCATCATCAACTAACGTTTCATGTTTCATGTTTCATGTTTAAGGCTCGTGAAAGTATCGTTTCACGGTTCTTGTGAGGCTGAAACATTGATGCAACCGTTGAAACTGTTTCATGAAACGTATCTATGAAACACTACTGAGTATTTTGGCTCCCAGTAGCAGTAGTCTGTGCCAGCATCGAATTTTGCAAAATCTGGAGTAAAAGGAAGTTAACTACTTCTGCATGGTCATTAATGCCTAATTCCTGCGCTTTATTGCTGATAAATGGGTGTAGAGATTGCCTGATTGTTACTCGCATAAATCCTCCTCAAAATAAATTTGCAGGCTAAAGTCGCCAAGAATATGTGTATCTTGTCTGCCATTGGCGTTTTTGCCTTGCTTATGAGTGCTATAGTAGATGATAGCTACTGAAGTTGTCAACTAAAATATTCAAGCTTCAACCCTGTTAAACTAAAAAAGCTTACAGAGTAAGAGTCTTAAAGGATATAGTTGAGTAAAGATTCAGTAAGCTATTGAAGTGAGTAGAAATGGGAGTAACAAAAAAGGCTAAAGTAATGTTTACTTGCGAACATGAAACAAAATCGGATTTAGAAGCGTGGGCCAAATCCGAGCGAAGAACTGTCTCGAATTTAGTTGAAGGGGTAGTTGTTGCCGCCCTTGCCAACTGGAAAGAATCTGTGTCTACAGATGCGATCGCTAAAAACAAATCAAATGATTAACCCATCTGCCATTGATTTAAAATCACTCCCCTGGCTTCTCCCCGTTTTGACAGCTATCAGCGATCGCGATTGGGTACGGTTCAAGGAACTTGAAGTAAGTTTTGCTCCCCGCTCATGGGATGGAAACTTGGGCAGATGTTTTCAACTGGAGAATCATGCCCGCGCTAGAGCCAGAGGCTAAAAGATGGCTGTTAGTCCAGAAATGCAGCCAAGGTATTAAGTCAGTCAAAATTTTAGATTAATGTCTTCTTGAAGCAGCATCAACAAATTGAATTATTCTTAGTCACACTACTAGTATTAATATAGTGAGGTGTTTATTTGGTTTTTAATATTAGTTGAAAACTTGTAATAGCTTTGCTGTGTCTTGGCTTGAGAAAAATAGATAAATTGTTTTATTTTATAAAGCTGAGATATTTATTATTTTTTTGCCTGAGATAATTTACTATGTAATGAGACTATACCCTTAGTCCATCTTTTCTAAGTGTCATGTCACCCGATATACATAAGAAAAGAATGCCTCCCCAGGACTCAACTTGTTGATAGCAAGTTCTTTAACAGTCCAAGAAGACACCCGTCGAAAAAGATTTAAATTTCTTTATAACCTAATGTTATCAGTTCCAAGAACTTCCTACAACGGGTTTGACGAGAAATTTGATTAAAGTCTTGGTAAATCTTCAGGGGAGGTAAAGCGCACCTCATTTACCTCATAAGGATTCACCAATGGTAGCCACCTTTAACGGTTCTAGTACTACTGCTACAAATGACGTTCGTGGACATCTAGATCAACTGACTCCAGCCCCACTATTATCTGAACCCAGGAATCAGGCGACACAGCCCAATAGTGTTGAGCAAATCTGGACTAACGAGAGCGTTAAACAGCATTGGATTTCATTTGGCGCTTTCAAAGATTTTATTAAGCAGAAGTTTGGGCGTGACCGACTTTGTGCAGAGCAGTTTGACGCGATGATTGAGTTTACAGACTCACCGTACCGGATAGCCGAGGCTTTAAGGTGGAAAAAACCATATTCCGGCGTTGTGTATGCTGCGCTGATGCTGAATGCAGATGGTAGCGTCTGGCATTCAATTTTGAGTCTACCAAACGATGATGGCACAAAGCCATACAAACGGCTGGCTCCATCTAAGAATGGAGATCAGTGCTTCTATCCTCGCGTCGTCCCCATTATTAGAAGGCTCGTTGAGCAACAGCTAGGACTTGAGAAAGGCAGTATCCCGGATGATGTGGATTTCTATGAATGGTTAGCCAATTCCGAGTTACCTGTAATTACGACCGAAGGCGGGGAAAAACTGTTTAGTCTAATCTGTCAGGGATACCCCGCCACCACCAACTACGGCGCGACCTGTGGGGTAGATAAAAAGACCAAGCGATTCAAGCCCAGCTTACAACTCTTGATGAATCGCCCTAGAACCTTGTTAGTTGCCTATGACATGGATTCTAAGCCCTCGGTCGTAGCATCTGTAAACAAGGGGATTGATGCACTGTCTTATGCGGCGCAAAAAGTAGGCTCCACCGTATCGCGCCCCACCTGGGACGAGTCACTAGGCAAAGGGATTGATGACTTGTTGCTGACACCAAACGGTGAAACGCTTTGGGCCCAAAGCTATAATTCAGCACTATGTTTTGGCATAGTCACCAAAATGCTGGGCATTGGGGCGGTAGACGAGGTAAATAGTTTTGAACAACTCGAACAACTTTCTCAACTCTACGGCACGATTGTAGAGTTAAATATTTTGAAAACTCGCATGAGTGCGGATAATCTAATCGCGGCACTAAATCAGCAAATCAGAGAATTGACCCACGGCAAAGATGCCGTTGAGTCTAAGTCTCATCAGTCAAAGTCTTATCAGTCGAAGTCGAAACTTATCCCGGCTGACATACTGGCATTTGAATTAGCAGAAGATTATCGAGAACGTCTCAAGTACTGCAACGAATACAAGGAATGGAAGTACTATCTAGGTGATGATTCGGGATTGTGGAAATCCCTTGACGATCACATGATCGAAACAATGATTCAGGGAATATTAGATGCCCGTTCAATTGTTGGCTATGGCACTGATAGCTATATAGTCAATATTCGCAAATTCATGGCGCGACGGCTAACTGTTGAAACGTGGCCCCAAAGAACAGACATCGTTCCATTCCTAGATGGCGTACTGGTTCTGGCTACTGGAAAGTTTGAGAAACACTCACCCGCTAATTATTTAACCTGGACACTGCCCCATCGCTTTGATAATCCCTCTCTTCGAGATTGGCCAACAATTCGCGGTTGGTTTCAGGAAGTAACGGAGGGCGACTCCCAAAAAATACAAACCCTCATCTGTTTTGCAGCTGCCACACTCAGAGGTATGTCTCATCTCCAAAAAATTCTTTACCTCTGGGGCAATGGCGGCAATGGTAAAGGCATTTACTCCGATATTCTTCAGGCGTTAGTCGGCTCAGAGAATACTTGGAGTGGCAAAATTGAAAACTTGGATAATCCTAATTTCCTGGTAGACATCAACAACAAACGCTCAGTCATTTTTGAGGATCAAGATAAGGTCAATGGCGGTTTGCAAACTTTCAAAACCCTGACGGGGGGAGGAAGCACCAAAGCCAAGGAAGTTTATAAAAAAGCTTGTGATGTCAGACTTGCTGCCACAGTCTTAATTACTTCCAATTATGCGGCGCTCCAAGGCTCTGGGGTCGGCAGATGGCTCAAAAGGCGGTTGATTGTAGTAAACATGAATTACTGTCCACCAATTGTAGATACTCACCTCAGAGAGAAGCTCTACCCAGAGATGGGAGCCTTCACCCAGTACCTACTTACCATTCCAGAGAGTGAAATAATTAACACTCTCAATGGAAAAAACTCTACTGGCTATGATCTCGCTTACTGGGAAATGGCGCAGATGACTGACTCCATCGCGGCTTGGGTGGAACGGCATATTGTGCGAGATTTATCAGGAGTTGTCAAAGTTGGCTCTAACAAAAACGAATGGCAAAGTAGCAGCTACCGCCCCGAAATCAGCACACTGTTTGGCTCCTACCATCACTACTGCCAAAATTCTGGGCAACAAGGCAAGAGCTTACCCAATTTCACCCCAGACTTACTGCAAGTCTTAAATCATGTGCTGGGATGGTCTGATGTTAAGCAGGAAAAAACCAGAACTGGCAGTCATTTTTACGGTATTCGGTTAAGAGGCGCTTTCGATGAGGCTCCGTTCCCTTCCGAATCTTCAATCACTTCCAATCAGGCTGGTGATGGAGGTGTGACGGACAAGGTTATGGATATGGTGATGGACTCAAAGCCTTATGGTGACGGATGTGATGGACATTTACAGAAAAATCTTTTTGTAAACGAGGTAAATAATCATCCATCTAATTTTTTGAAGAGTGAAAGTTTGGGCGATGAGAAAACAGATTTTGTAGAAAGTTTGGGCAAAACTCTATCACCTCCATCACAACCATCACCTGAGACAGCTATAACCCATACTCCACAAGCATTACCATCTATCGAGCCAAACCATCACCAAACCATCACCAATCCGTCACCGACTCCATCAGCATCCGTCACCACCCGCGAACCCGTTAAAGGAGATCGTGTGAAGCTGCTTTCAAGCGACGAAGAATATAAAATCTCTTGGGTTTCCTGTGGTAGTGATAAAGTGCTTTTGGTTTCTGCCCTCACCGGACAACCGCTCACTGCACCTTCACCGTTGCGTCCTGGTGCTGCGGCAGGTGGATTAAATCTCATTGATGTTAGTGAACTGAAGTTTTTGGATACTTAGGGCAACTAATAACAGGATCTCGCGCAGTTGGTCGGTTCAGATGTATCGCGTTCTCTATGATTGTCCGAGTTGGGGAAGTGACTTGATTGTGCTTCAATTAACGGCTTTTGCGCTTTGCGATCAGCGTGTGTCAACTATCAAGTGGAGACAGATGATAATTGTTTGCAATAGTCGGTAATGAGTGGGGTTTGGCGACGAGAGATTAAGGTTTTAGGGGGTTAGGCGAACAAAGTATGATTTGCTAGCGTAAAATATTCCCTATGAAAATCAATCGCTTTGGCAAAGCCGAAATCCTAAACCCTCAAGAGATAACCTTACTATTTAGCGAGGGACTTGTTAAGCCCCGCGATCGCGCAATGTTTGGCGTGTGCCTCTACGCGGCTGCCCGAATTAACGAGAGCTGCACTTTGCAACGCGGCGATGTCATCGGCACTAGGGGCATTAGACCCAAGCTGATTATTAGAGCTTATAACACCAAGGGGGGGCAGGATACCAGAGAAATTCAAGTACATCCCAAACTGAAGGAATTTTTAGAAGAATATAGCATTGAGTTAAAAGGGAGAAATCCTCATTTGTTCCCCGGTCGTCACGGGCTGGGGCATATCCATAAGGCCAGTGCTGACCGAATATTACGTGAGGCACTGCGGCGGGTCGATTTGGGATACAGCCGGGATACGGGTAAATTGGGACACATTGTAAAGTTTTGTAACGTTAAAGAGTCGAAACCATTGATTTAGCCTTGTTTCCTACCGGGGTTTTGATGTCAACTGAAGATGAAAACATCACCATAAATGGCCATTTATGGGCAAGTTTAAGAGACTGAATCGCGTGAAGAGTTGATTTTAGTGTGCAAAAATTTGAATGTCTTAATACCATTTTTGGGCAAGTTAGTAAATCGCAAAATCGGTTTCTGCAACATTTGTTTACAACGTGTCCCAAATTGCAGGTATCCCGGCTGTACCCCTGGTAAGGATGGCAGAACTGTACCAAAAAAGTGAATTGCTCACATTTGATAGTGATTTTAGGATTTATAGGAAGAATCGGAATCAATTAATTTCTGTGATTATGCCAGAAGAACTGTGAGCCGAAAAGAGCTTTTATCAGCTTAAATAAGAATTACTTATGCTTTCACGAGGGAATCAGGCATACAGCCAGTGTGATTCATAAGCATTATTAAACCCTCGGCTTACTGTTCACGAAAAATTAGGGTAAAGGAGGTTTAGGCGAACAAAATTTCCAAAGTCAGCGTAAATAGCCTTTGAGAACGCTTCACCCCGTCCCGAACTACCCCGTGGATTAACTGCAACGACAACATAGCCGTGAGCTGCAAACATCTGCCAGTCAAACATAAACTGGTTTGTGTACTGATCGACTGGGCCACCATGAAGCTGAAGGAGTGTTGGGTATTTCTTTCCTGGTTGAAAATTTGGTGGTTTGACTAAGAAACCGTGGATTTCGGTACCATCTTTACTCTTGAAACTAATTTCTTCTGTGGTTCCTAATAGAAGTTGGACAAGCAATTCCTGGTTTTGGTGCGATATTGGACGCAGTTGAGTGCCTTTGAGGGTGAAAACCTCACTCGGTTCCTGTGGCATTGAGGATAACAAGGCAATCCTATCGTCACCC is drawn from Nostoc sp. KVJ3 and contains these coding sequences:
- a CDS encoding ParM/StbA family protein, which translates into the protein MSRPKKQPTSISTDAPNTNEAETITEKASMPSKKVIHLMLDAGRSSIKYQAFVNNETGTTPVMKTESLVCCVPSVPFGELGAFSLSRGKDENNKDVVEHWVVGDSARLQGKEYIAMSDSENHKVDYFPILALGAIASLPNLLELSTGTSAKRRTLHIRLSTLSLASPLELKKAIEQCKWIAVDGVRYRLCFSKLGFLGFPEGYGASLWASERFDDKQFHTFDIGYGTATISEYSNLGKLPKRVTCSPNGGGGVATLIKEFSRALSNTDSSKMIRPSQLREILETATVGDNGISAIAPDGEDIGTELENAIHSWMKDSPLAYALDDVSVKARRSKVTLCGGAFAIAPVQMLIKERLLKSCIPESNLLIPENPGTVALSEMKKLYLGETTDVNQAA
- a CDS encoding DUF3854 domain-containing protein, whose translation is MVATFNGSSTTATNDVRGHLDQLTPAPLLSEPRNQATQPNSVEQIWTNESVKQHWISFGAFKDFIKQKFGRDRLCAEQFDAMIEFTDSPYRIAEALRWKKPYSGVVYAALMLNADGSVWHSILSLPNDDGTKPYKRLAPSKNGDQCFYPRVVPIIRRLVEQQLGLEKGSIPDDVDFYEWLANSELPVITTEGGEKLFSLICQGYPATTNYGATCGVDKKTKRFKPSLQLLMNRPRTLLVAYDMDSKPSVVASVNKGIDALSYAAQKVGSTVSRPTWDESLGKGIDDLLLTPNGETLWAQSYNSALCFGIVTKMLGIGAVDEVNSFEQLEQLSQLYGTIVELNILKTRMSADNLIAALNQQIRELTHGKDAVESKSHQSKSYQSKSKLIPADILAFELAEDYRERLKYCNEYKEWKYYLGDDSGLWKSLDDHMIETMIQGILDARSIVGYGTDSYIVNIRKFMARRLTVETWPQRTDIVPFLDGVLVLATGKFEKHSPANYLTWTLPHRFDNPSLRDWPTIRGWFQEVTEGDSQKIQTLICFAAATLRGMSHLQKILYLWGNGGNGKGIYSDILQALVGSENTWSGKIENLDNPNFLVDINNKRSVIFEDQDKVNGGLQTFKTLTGGGSTKAKEVYKKACDVRLAATVLITSNYAALQGSGVGRWLKRRLIVVNMNYCPPIVDTHLREKLYPEMGAFTQYLLTIPESEIINTLNGKNSTGYDLAYWEMAQMTDSIAAWVERHIVRDLSGVVKVGSNKNEWQSSSYRPEISTLFGSYHHYCQNSGQQGKSLPNFTPDLLQVLNHVLGWSDVKQEKTRTGSHFYGIRLRGAFDEAPFPSESSITSNQAGDGGVTDKVMDMVMDSKPYGDGCDGHLQKNLFVNEVNNHPSNFLKSESLGDEKTDFVESLGKTLSPPSQPSPETAITHTPQALPSIEPNHHQTITNPSPTPSASVTTREPVKGDRVKLLSSDEEYKISWVSCGSDKVLLVSALTGQPLTAPSPLRPGAAAGGLNLIDVSELKFLDT